A window of the Thermus thermamylovorans genome harbors these coding sequences:
- a CDS encoding L-lactate dehydrogenase has product MKVGIVGSGFVGSAAAYAMALLGGVREVVLVDLDAKLARAHAEDLLHATPFAHPVWVRAGGYGDLEGARVVVLAAGVAQRPGETRLQLLDRNAQVFAQILPRVGEAAPEAVLLVATNPVDVMTQVAYRLSGLPLGRVVGSGTILDTARFRALLAEHLEVAPQSVHAYVVGEHGDSEVLLWSGAQVGGVPLIAFAEARGRPLTPGNRARIDEGVRKAAYRIIEGKGATYYGIGAGLARLVRAILADEKGVYTVSAFTEEVAGVREVALSLPRVLGASGVEATIPPGLDAAEGEALRQSALLLKEAASALGF; this is encoded by the coding sequence GTGAAGGTAGGGATCGTGGGCTCCGGTTTTGTGGGCAGCGCCGCCGCCTACGCCATGGCCCTCCTGGGGGGGGTGCGGGAGGTGGTCCTGGTGGACCTGGACGCCAAGCTGGCCCGGGCCCACGCCGAGGACCTCCTCCACGCTACCCCCTTCGCCCACCCGGTCTGGGTGCGGGCCGGGGGGTACGGGGATCTGGAGGGGGCCCGGGTGGTGGTCCTGGCCGCGGGGGTGGCCCAGCGCCCGGGGGAGACGCGGCTCCAGCTCCTGGACCGGAACGCCCAGGTCTTCGCCCAGATCCTCCCCCGGGTGGGGGAGGCGGCCCCCGAGGCCGTCCTCCTGGTGGCCACCAACCCCGTGGACGTGATGACCCAGGTGGCCTACCGCCTTTCCGGCCTGCCCCTGGGGCGGGTGGTGGGCTCGGGCACTATCCTGGACACCGCCCGCTTCCGCGCCCTTTTGGCGGAGCACCTGGAGGTGGCCCCCCAGTCGGTGCACGCCTACGTGGTGGGGGAGCACGGGGACTCGGAGGTCCTCCTCTGGTCGGGGGCCCAGGTGGGAGGGGTGCCCCTCATCGCCTTCGCCGAGGCCCGGGGCCGGCCCCTCACCCCCGGGAACCGGGCCCGCATCGACGAGGGGGTGCGGAAGGCCGCCTACCGCATCATCGAGGGCAAGGGGGCCACCTACTACGGGATCGGGGCGGGGCTGGCCCGGCTGGTGCGGGCCATCCTCGCCGACGAGAAGGGGGTCTACACCGTGAGCGCCTTCACCGAGGAGGTGGCTGGGGTGCGGGAGGTGGCCCTCTCCCTGCCCCGGGTCCTGGGAGCCTCGGGGGTGGAGGCCACCATCCCCCCCGGCCTGGACGCGGCGGAGGGGGAGGCCCTGCGGCAGAGCGCCCTCCTCCTCAAGGAGGCGGCCTCGGCCCTGGGCTTCTAA
- the lon gene encoding endopeptidase La: protein MLPQNMPVCPVRGSVIYPTMVMPIDAGRPISIRAIDQALARERVLLIVSQKDKEVEAPGPSDLYGVGTACNILKMRKNPDGSVQVLVQAFARVRVREWLDLGDHLEAQGEVLADEPAEPTLVQALVREVKDRFQALLKEGKYLAPEVAQFVLNLEDPSQLADYIAFHMDFRLEDKQKVLETPGVAERLKRVLVLLGAELELLETQKRIQQQVKEEIDRNQREYFLREQMKAIQRELHGEEGAEEVEEFRRKVAALDLPPVVRQEVERELSRFARMHPDSAEASVVRTYLDWIVHLPWNQRTEDNLDLARAKEILERDHYGLEKVKDRVLEFLAVRKLKAERAQRGEIPGEEVNKGPILLFVGPPGVGKTSIAKSIAEALGRKYVRVSLGGARDESDIRGHRRTYIGAMPGRIVQGLRQAGTKNPVFLLDEVDKLGISYQGDPAAALLEVLDPAQNKEFVDHYLGVPFDLSEVMFICTANFPQNIPAPLWDRMEAIEFTSYTEVEKLEIAKRYLLPRQLREAGLVEGQVVVTEAALMRLITHYTREAGVRQLEREIGSLLRKAARQILEEGKRRVRITERDLERYLGPPRHLPETEAREPQVGVATGMYYTPVGGDIMFVEVSAMPGKGNLILTGQLGDVMKESARAALSYAKRNAERFGIPLRRFEESDIHIHVPAGAIPKEGPSAGVAIVSALVSALTGIPVRHDVAMTGEITLTGRVLPIGGVKEKVLGARRAGIREVILPKQNEPDLADIPKPLRQNMTFHLVEGLDRVLDLALLGGLKALEARAKETKAKGPAKKPKKELVARA, encoded by the coding sequence ATGCTGCCGCAGAACATGCCCGTCTGCCCCGTGCGGGGCTCGGTCATCTACCCCACGATGGTGATGCCCATCGACGCGGGGAGGCCTATCTCCATCCGGGCCATCGACCAGGCCCTGGCCCGGGAGCGGGTGCTTCTCATCGTCAGCCAGAAGGACAAGGAGGTGGAGGCCCCTGGGCCCTCCGACCTCTACGGGGTGGGCACCGCTTGCAACATCCTCAAGATGCGCAAGAACCCGGACGGCTCCGTCCAGGTCCTGGTCCAGGCCTTCGCCCGGGTGCGGGTCAGGGAGTGGCTGGACCTGGGGGACCACCTCGAGGCCCAGGGGGAGGTGCTGGCCGACGAGCCCGCCGAGCCCACCCTGGTCCAGGCCCTGGTGCGGGAGGTGAAGGACCGCTTCCAGGCCCTCCTCAAGGAGGGGAAGTACCTGGCCCCCGAGGTGGCCCAGTTCGTCCTCAACCTGGAGGATCCTTCCCAGCTCGCCGACTACATCGCCTTCCACATGGACTTCCGCCTGGAGGACAAGCAGAAGGTCCTGGAGACCCCGGGGGTGGCCGAGCGCCTGAAGCGGGTCCTGGTGCTGCTGGGGGCGGAGCTGGAGCTCCTCGAGACCCAAAAGCGCATCCAGCAGCAGGTCAAGGAGGAGATCGACCGCAACCAGCGGGAGTACTTCCTCCGGGAGCAGATGAAGGCCATCCAGCGGGAGCTCCACGGGGAGGAGGGGGCGGAGGAGGTGGAGGAGTTCCGCAGGAAGGTGGCTGCCCTGGACCTGCCCCCCGTGGTGCGCCAGGAGGTGGAGCGGGAGCTTTCCCGCTTCGCCCGCATGCACCCCGACTCCGCCGAGGCCAGCGTGGTGCGCACCTACCTGGACTGGATCGTCCACCTCCCCTGGAACCAGCGCACCGAGGACAACCTGGACCTCGCGCGGGCCAAGGAGATCCTGGAGCGGGACCACTACGGCCTGGAGAAGGTCAAGGACCGGGTGCTGGAGTTTTTGGCGGTGCGCAAGCTGAAGGCGGAGAGGGCCCAGCGGGGGGAGATCCCCGGGGAGGAGGTGAACAAGGGCCCCATCCTCCTCTTCGTGGGGCCTCCCGGGGTGGGGAAGACCTCCATCGCCAAGAGCATCGCCGAGGCCCTGGGCCGCAAGTACGTGCGCGTCTCCTTAGGGGGGGCCCGGGACGAGTCGGACATCCGGGGCCACCGCCGCACCTACATCGGGGCCATGCCGGGGCGCATCGTCCAGGGCCTCCGGCAGGCGGGCACCAAGAACCCCGTCTTCCTCCTGGACGAGGTGGACAAGCTGGGCATCTCCTACCAGGGGGACCCCGCGGCGGCCCTTCTGGAGGTCCTGGACCCCGCCCAGAACAAGGAGTTCGTGGACCACTACCTGGGGGTGCCCTTTGACCTCTCCGAGGTGATGTTCATCTGCACCGCCAACTTCCCCCAGAACATCCCCGCGCCCCTTTGGGACCGGATGGAGGCTATCGAGTTCACCAGCTACACCGAGGTGGAGAAGCTGGAGATCGCCAAGCGCTACCTCCTCCCCCGGCAGCTGCGGGAGGCGGGCCTCGTGGAGGGCCAGGTGGTGGTGACGGAGGCGGCCCTCATGCGCCTCATCACCCACTACACCCGGGAGGCGGGGGTGCGGCAGCTGGAGCGGGAGATCGGCTCCCTCCTGCGCAAGGCGGCGCGGCAGATCCTGGAGGAGGGCAAAAGGCGGGTGCGCATCACGGAAAGGGACCTGGAGCGCTACCTGGGCCCGCCCCGCCACCTCCCGGAGACCGAGGCCCGGGAGCCCCAGGTGGGGGTGGCCACGGGGATGTACTACACCCCCGTGGGGGGGGACATCATGTTCGTGGAGGTCTCGGCCATGCCCGGCAAGGGGAACCTCATCCTCACGGGGCAGCTGGGGGATGTGATGAAGGAGTCGGCGCGGGCGGCCCTTTCCTACGCCAAGCGGAACGCCGAGCGCTTCGGCATCCCCCTTAGGCGCTTTGAGGAATCCGACATCCACATCCACGTGCCCGCGGGGGCCATCCCCAAGGAGGGGCCTTCCGCCGGGGTGGCCATCGTGAGCGCCCTGGTTTCCGCCCTCACGGGCATCCCCGTGCGCCACGACGTGGCCATGACGGGGGAGATCACCCTCACGGGCAGGGTCCTCCCCATCGGCGGGGTGAAGGAGAAGGTCCTGGGGGCCAGGCGGGCGGGGATCCGCGAGGTGATCCTGCCCAAGCAGAACGAACCCGACCTCGCCGACATCCCCAAGCCCCTGCGCCAGAACATGACCTTCCACCTGGTGGAGGGGCTGGACCGGGTGCTGGACCTGGCCCTCCTGGGGGGTCTGAAGGCCCTCGAGGCCC